TTGGCAAACCAGTTTCCAGCGGGATTTACCTCTACCGTCTGGAGAGTGGGGGAGAGTCCCTCACCCGGAAAATGATCCTGCTCAAGTGAGGCAATTTTGCCCAGATATCTTCTTTCCCTAATGATCCTGACCCTGGTCCTCGGCCTCAGCGCCTGCAAGCGTGAACCTAAAAGCCCGGAAACGGATCAGACAGCGGAAAGCGCCATTCCCGGCACGATCTTCCGCAAGGACGGGGAACTGAGCATTTTAGCACCGGACGGAAATCTCCGCGGCAGCTTCGGCATCGAGCTCGCCAACACGGAAAGGACTATCACCCAGGGCCTCATGTATCGCGAGAGCATGGCGTCAAACCAGGCCATGCTGTTTGATCCTCAAGGCCTTTCCCGCAATCCCTTCTGGATGAAGAACACCTACCTGCCTTTGGATATCCTGTTTATCGACGACGAACGCAGGATCATGCACATTGCCGAGAACACTCATCCCTTCAGCGAAGAAACAATCCAACCCGGAGGCATCTACAGATACGTCCTGGAGATCAATGCCGGGCTTGCCCATCAACTCAAGCTCAATATCGGAGACACCCTCACATGGACGCTCGCTCCCTCAACCGGATCCTGATCATTGTAACGCTCAGCCTGGCCGCGTTGGCTTTTTCCTGCCAGAGCCAGGATTCAGCCGCAAACCGGACCCGCAGGCCACAAGAAAGGCCCAGCATCTATCAACGCCACCTGGACGAAGAGATCCCCACCGCAGAACTCGAACAGGCCCAGGAGGTGGCAGCAAGCGCGGAAAAGCTTGCCCTGAAAGACTATGCCTACACTTGGACCGATTCGGACCAG
The nucleotide sequence above comes from Candidatus Syntrophosphaera sp.. Encoded proteins:
- a CDS encoding DUF192 domain-containing protein: MPRYLLSLMILTLVLGLSACKREPKSPETDQTAESAIPGTIFRKDGELSILAPDGNLRGSFGIELANTERTITQGLMYRESMASNQAMLFDPQGLSRNPFWMKNTYLPLDILFIDDERRIMHIAENTHPFSEETIQPGGIYRYVLEINAGLAHQLKLNIGDTLTWTLAPSTGS